A part of Acropora palmata chromosome 8, jaAcrPala1.3, whole genome shotgun sequence genomic DNA contains:
- the LOC141889660 gene encoding TNF receptor-associated factor 2-like → MASVDGTSSVPSGFKYEFLTPVDEDFICQICHLPLKQAVLTRCGHRFCNECLTEFLRRYALQIEKQNPECPCDREEIDEEKFDDLKKDYGSLVLKLSAQEMETSKAKMETATFVWKLSAFRSEMLRQAKQGRNAKVHSTSFYTAPFGYKLKLSVKPNGDGSGKNTHLSVFVILMKGEYDGMLLWPFNQKVSLTLIDQQERSDERENIVMHFRARNNPENFMRPVSEENPGRGFSRFVSHEKLKTRKFIVDDTLFIQVDVEPL, encoded by the exons ATGGCCTCGGTGGATGGAACAAGTTCTGTGCCTTCCGGTTTCAAGTATGAATTCCTTACCCCTGTTGATGAAGATTTCATCTGTCAGATATGTCATTTGCCACTTAAACAGGCTGTTCTGACAAGATGTGGTCACAGATTTTGCAACGAATGCCTCACTGAATTTTTAAGAAGGTATGCCTTGCAAATCGA gaaacaaaatCCAGAATGTCCTTGTGACCGAGAGGAAATTGACGAGGAAAAG tttgatgaTCTAAAGAAAGACTACGGTAGTCTTGTACTCAAGCTCTCTGCTCAAGAAATGGAAACTTCAAAAGCGAAGATGGAAACGGCGACATTTGTGTGGAAACTAAGTGCATTCCGCAGTGAAATGTTGCGACAAGCTAAGCAAGGGAGAAACGCTAAGGTTCACAGCACGTCTTTCTATACTGCACCGTTTGGCTATAAGTTGAAACTGTCTGTCAAACCTAACGGTGATGGATCTGGAAAGAACACACACCTTTCAGTGTTCGTCATTCTTATGAAAGGTGAGTATGATGGTATGTTACTCTGGCCCTTTAACCAAAAAGTCAGCCTTACGCTTATTGACCAGCAAGAAAGATCCGATGAACGCGAAAACATTGTCATGCATTTCAGAGCTAGGAACAATCCAGAAAATTTCATGCGGCCAGTATCAGAAGAGAATCCAGGGAGAGGCTTTAGTCGGTTTGTTTCGCACGAGAAACTTAAAACCAGGAAGTTTATTGTGGATGATACTCTGTTTATCCAAGTTGACGTGGAGCCATTGTAA
- the LOC141889502 gene encoding uncharacterized protein LOC141889502 isoform X2 has protein sequence MAMYYAVEFPSEDGKSKGPHIVPENKVKVENGQTKVLWSVVNENGDLMEEYFEATNLKKGSRRDCGEFIDHLKKSREKADISNKEGRCRKKPTKLKDYEDLENLNSPPLKKPRKTLCDESWNDFCVNSVEESDEDDVEMLDGNEVLARWEEKAAKKQTNVFSRQNKNKERSQSRSSSKPKKANKPLRASESTVKNAVKKAREETFYSQSSEIGKSLALEMRVVRHGLNGSEPVEFKVSFPRHSTYGMLRTQLSQMTGILPADQLIIIKGEEWIMEDCEVITEVWSPEDLVAVCEKGTKLDVPSGVENNRETNWGEDTPFNQEKIGDVQGIDLEERMKNLECQMSLMADDIKNMTALIRNFVSCKACIKKLYKATPEPEKLSPFLTPVVKAVPDPAGKRLLTTPAPTVTANECSKKLPDHAKDTSTSPTSLKHRNVSDENPNGTPPNGVLIGSSSRGVYVKKDKLELIKTNLPKRFALKLFELVFRREEAKDGSVEGKGEKLSRLDPNRVAAIQEETERRFAQDNTYAWPEIKKAIDEKCRMVRNNRCFVWGGVNVNAKTD, from the exons atggCGATGTACTATGCCGTAGAGTTTCCTTCGGAAGATGGAAAGTCGAAGGGGCCGCATATTGTGCCCGAAAACAAAGTTAAGGTGGAAAACGGTCAAACAAAAGTCCTTTGGAGTGTCGTTAACGAGAATGGTGACCTGATGGAGGAATATTTTGAGGCCACGAATCTGAAGAAAGGTTCTAGGAGGGACTGCGGAGAATTCATCGACCACCTCAAAAAATCAAGGGAAAAAGCTGACATTAGTAACAAGGAGGGCCGATGTCgcaaaaagccaacaaaactGAAGGATTACGAGGACCTGGAAAACCTGAATTCGCCACCCTTGAAAAAGCCAAGAAAGACTCTCTGTGATGAATCTTGGAATGATTTTTGTGTTAATTCAGTAGAAGAGTCAGACGAGGATGACGTCGAGATGTTAGATGGAAATGAGGTTCTAGCACGCTGGGAGGAAAAGGCGGCCAAGAAACAAACGAACGTTTTTTCCCGCCAGAATAAGAACAAAGAGAGGTCACAAAGTAGATCCAGTTCGAAGCCTAAGAAAGCTAACAAGCCATTGAGAGCATCGGAAAGCACGGTTAAGAATGCAGTCAAGAAAGCAAGAGAAGAAACTTTCTACTCCCAGTCTTCTGAGATCGGTAAAAGCTTGGCTCTGGAGATGAGAGTGGTTCGACACGGGCTCAACGGAAGTGAACCTGTGGAGTTCAAAGTTTCCTTTCCCCGCCATTCAACGTATGGAATGCTCCGTACGCAACTGTCCCAAATGACGGGAATATTGCCAGCCGATCAGCTCATAATTATCAAGGGAGAAGAGTGGATCATGGAGGACTGCGAAGTGATTACTGAAGTTTGGTCCCCAGAAGACTTGGTAGCAGTATGCGAAAAAGGAACCAAATTAGACG tgCCGAGTGGTGTGGAGAACAACAGAGAAACAAACTGGGGGGAAGACACTCCATTCAATCAGGAGAAAATTGGAGACGTACAAG GTATTGATCTGGAAGAGAGAATGAAGAACCTCGAGTGTCAGATGTCACTGATGGCCGACGACATTAAGAACATGACCGCACTCATAAGGAATTTTGTGAGCTGTAAAGCGTGTATCAAAAAGCTTTACAAGGCAACACCAGAACCAGAGAAGCTGTCCCCTTTCCTTACACCAGTGGTAAAAGCAGTACCAGACCCAGCCGGAAAACGTCTCTTAACGACCCCTGCACCAACTGTGACAGCTAACGAGTGCTCAAAAAAACTGCCAGACCATGCAAAAGATACTAGCACTTCACCAACGTCGCTGAAGCATAGGAATGTTTCAGATGAAAATCCGAATGGAACACCTCCAAATGGTGTTTTAATCGGGTCTTCCAGCCGAGGTGTCTATGTCAAAAAGGATAAATTGGAGCTAATCAAAACGAACTTGCCAAAACGATTTGCTCTCAAATTGTTTGAACTGGTGTTTAGGAGAGAAGAAGCAAAGGACGGAAGTGTCGAGGGAAAGGGGGAAAAGCTGTCCCGACTGGATCCCAACCGGGTTGCAGCTATCCAAGAGGAAACAGAAAGACGATTTGCCCAAGACAACACCTATGCGTGGCCTGAGATTAAGAAGGCAATAGACGAAAAGTGCAGAATGGTCCGCAATAACCGGTGTTTCGTTTGGGGAGGAGTGAATGTCAATGCAAAGACTGACTAG
- the LOC141889502 gene encoding uncharacterized protein LOC141889502 isoform X1 gives MAMYYAVEFPSEDGKSKGPHIVPENKVKVENGQTKVLWSVVNENGDLMEEYFEATNLKKGSRRDCGEFIDHLKKSREKADISNKEGRCRKKPTKLKDYEDLENLNSPPLKKPRKTLCDESWNDFCVNSVEESDEDDVEMLDGNEVLARWEEKAAKKQTNVFSRQNKNKERSQSRSSSKPKKANKPLRASESTVKNAVKKAREETFYSQSSEIGKSLALEMRVVRHGLNGSEPVEFKVSFPRHSTYGMLRTQLSQMTGILPADQLIIIKGEEWIMEDCEVITEVWSPEDLVAVCEKGTKLDVPSGVENNRETNWGEDTPFNQEKIGDVQAITTHQDKAGAHKDKMAPASKCSGIDLEERMKNLECQMSLMADDIKNMTALIRNFVSCKACIKKLYKATPEPEKLSPFLTPVVKAVPDPAGKRLLTTPAPTVTANECSKKLPDHAKDTSTSPTSLKHRNVSDENPNGTPPNGVLIGSSSRGVYVKKDKLELIKTNLPKRFALKLFELVFRREEAKDGSVEGKGEKLSRLDPNRVAAIQEETERRFAQDNTYAWPEIKKAIDEKCRMVRNNRCFVWGGVNVNAKTD, from the exons atggCGATGTACTATGCCGTAGAGTTTCCTTCGGAAGATGGAAAGTCGAAGGGGCCGCATATTGTGCCCGAAAACAAAGTTAAGGTGGAAAACGGTCAAACAAAAGTCCTTTGGAGTGTCGTTAACGAGAATGGTGACCTGATGGAGGAATATTTTGAGGCCACGAATCTGAAGAAAGGTTCTAGGAGGGACTGCGGAGAATTCATCGACCACCTCAAAAAATCAAGGGAAAAAGCTGACATTAGTAACAAGGAGGGCCGATGTCgcaaaaagccaacaaaactGAAGGATTACGAGGACCTGGAAAACCTGAATTCGCCACCCTTGAAAAAGCCAAGAAAGACTCTCTGTGATGAATCTTGGAATGATTTTTGTGTTAATTCAGTAGAAGAGTCAGACGAGGATGACGTCGAGATGTTAGATGGAAATGAGGTTCTAGCACGCTGGGAGGAAAAGGCGGCCAAGAAACAAACGAACGTTTTTTCCCGCCAGAATAAGAACAAAGAGAGGTCACAAAGTAGATCCAGTTCGAAGCCTAAGAAAGCTAACAAGCCATTGAGAGCATCGGAAAGCACGGTTAAGAATGCAGTCAAGAAAGCAAGAGAAGAAACTTTCTACTCCCAGTCTTCTGAGATCGGTAAAAGCTTGGCTCTGGAGATGAGAGTGGTTCGACACGGGCTCAACGGAAGTGAACCTGTGGAGTTCAAAGTTTCCTTTCCCCGCCATTCAACGTATGGAATGCTCCGTACGCAACTGTCCCAAATGACGGGAATATTGCCAGCCGATCAGCTCATAATTATCAAGGGAGAAGAGTGGATCATGGAGGACTGCGAAGTGATTACTGAAGTTTGGTCCCCAGAAGACTTGGTAGCAGTATGCGAAAAAGGAACCAAATTAGACG tgCCGAGTGGTGTGGAGAACAACAGAGAAACAAACTGGGGGGAAGACACTCCATTCAATCAGGAGAAAATTGGAGACGTACAAG CAATCACAACACACCAGGATAAAGCTGGAGCTCACAAGGACAAAATGGCACCCGCTAGTAAATGCTCAG GTATTGATCTGGAAGAGAGAATGAAGAACCTCGAGTGTCAGATGTCACTGATGGCCGACGACATTAAGAACATGACCGCACTCATAAGGAATTTTGTGAGCTGTAAAGCGTGTATCAAAAAGCTTTACAAGGCAACACCAGAACCAGAGAAGCTGTCCCCTTTCCTTACACCAGTGGTAAAAGCAGTACCAGACCCAGCCGGAAAACGTCTCTTAACGACCCCTGCACCAACTGTGACAGCTAACGAGTGCTCAAAAAAACTGCCAGACCATGCAAAAGATACTAGCACTTCACCAACGTCGCTGAAGCATAGGAATGTTTCAGATGAAAATCCGAATGGAACACCTCCAAATGGTGTTTTAATCGGGTCTTCCAGCCGAGGTGTCTATGTCAAAAAGGATAAATTGGAGCTAATCAAAACGAACTTGCCAAAACGATTTGCTCTCAAATTGTTTGAACTGGTGTTTAGGAGAGAAGAAGCAAAGGACGGAAGTGTCGAGGGAAAGGGGGAAAAGCTGTCCCGACTGGATCCCAACCGGGTTGCAGCTATCCAAGAGGAAACAGAAAGACGATTTGCCCAAGACAACACCTATGCGTGGCCTGAGATTAAGAAGGCAATAGACGAAAAGTGCAGAATGGTCCGCAATAACCGGTGTTTCGTTTGGGGAGGAGTGAATGTCAATGCAAAGACTGACTAG